From bacterium, one genomic window encodes:
- a CDS encoding DUF3047 domain-containing protein, with translation ITIVSDKKWNIKKYQCIQWRWRVNQFPTGANEYAKGKTDNAASLYISYYVSFIGIPRSIKYIWSNTLPECETFRKDGTGKATNVVVESGTSKTGQWITETINIYEQYKRVFGEYPPDEVAGIAIRTDADGTNSRAIADYDDIIAIPYCDGPCK, from the coding sequence ATCACGATCGTGTCTGATAAAAAATGGAATATCAAAAAATATCAATGCATTCAATGGCGTTGGCGCGTCAATCAATTTCCTACCGGCGCCAATGAATATGCCAAAGGTAAAACCGATAACGCGGCCAGCCTGTATATCAGTTATTACGTGAGTTTTATCGGCATACCGCGCAGTATCAAGTATATTTGGAGTAATACACTTCCGGAATGCGAAACTTTCCGAAAAGATGGTACAGGAAAGGCGACGAATGTAGTCGTGGAAAGCGGCACCTCCAAAACCGGCCAATGGATCACGGAAACAATCAATATCTACGAACAATATAAACGCGTATTCGGTGAATATCCGCCGGATGAAGTCGCCGGTATAGCGATACGTACGGATGCCGATGGCACCAATTCGCGTGCGATCGCCGACTACGATGATATTATTGCCATTCCGTATTGCGATGGGCCTTGTAAATAA
- a CDS encoding radical SAM protein, protein MFKILNNITHRRPVNSSTEVRITYKCTQRCRQCVIPFKNTHTMTVDEFAHVMENLRSYGAYVGFISGGETTVVDGLPEMLLEAHKTFRFATTLVTGLYNKWENIEPAARICMENGMHIQTSFDGLGEIGDHLRGCKDFEKVISENMRRISELRRDIQKKNKKKSVLYANTVMSDINLDQVPDIIAHVKSLGWKSTVGMYHTLTFSTRYNDDMVLRPGERLNKTMAFLKQNPDVMNLDAWIDGVIPYVEDPNLNWCPFVKAPYLATRTTIMENGDVHLCKGNPIGNVFRQSLGKIFESYEYKQRLDEYSRCEGCWTTCYTQRYLSVRPKSISEAVSNIKKIKRNTTVEL, encoded by the coding sequence ATGTTTAAAATACTTAATAATATCACCCACCGGCGCCCTGTTAACTCCAGCACCGAAGTTCGGATAACCTACAAGTGTACGCAGCGCTGTCGGCAGTGTGTGATTCCTTTCAAAAATACTCATACGATGACGGTGGACGAATTTGCTCACGTCATGGAAAATCTGCGCAGTTACGGAGCCTATGTCGGCTTCATATCGGGCGGGGAGACGACGGTCGTGGATGGTTTGCCGGAGATGCTGCTTGAAGCGCATAAAACTTTTCGTTTTGCGACGACACTTGTGACAGGGCTTTATAATAAATGGGAAAATATAGAGCCGGCTGCACGGATTTGTATGGAAAACGGAATGCATATTCAGACATCGTTTGACGGTTTGGGGGAGATTGGGGATCATTTGCGCGGATGCAAAGATTTCGAAAAAGTGATTTCCGAAAACATGCGCAGAATAAGTGAGTTGAGACGAGATATCCAAAAGAAAAATAAAAAGAAATCTGTACTTTATGCCAATACGGTGATGAGTGATATCAATTTAGATCAGGTCCCCGATATCATCGCGCACGTCAAATCTTTAGGATGGAAATCAACAGTCGGAATGTACCATACATTGACTTTTTCGACACGCTACAATGATGATATGGTTTTGCGTCCTGGCGAACGATTAAATAAAACCATGGCGTTTTTAAAGCAAAATCCCGACGTGATGAATTTAGATGCTTGGATTGACGGCGTCATTCCTTATGTGGAAGATCCGAATTTAAATTGGTGCCCGTTTGTAAAAGCACCGTACTTAGCGACACGCACGACGATCATGGAAAACGGCGATGTGCATCTCTGCAAGGGTAATCCGATAGGAAATGTTTTTCGGCAATCGTTAGGGAAAATTTTCGAAAGTTATGAATACAAACAAAGATTAGATGAATACAGCCGATGCGAAGGTTGCTGGACTACCTGCTATACGCAGCGGTATCTGTCGGTGCGACCCAAGTCAATCAGTGAGGCTGTTTCAAATATTAAAAAAATCAAACGTAATACGACGGTGGAATTATGA
- a CDS encoding oxidative damage protection protein, whose amino-acid sequence MARMVYCIKLNQELEGLDKAPIPGEIGKRVYEQVSKQAWKMFEEHFKMVMNEYRLNLMDPRTDEIFKQQVQQFLFSGTAARPEGFVEPTS is encoded by the coding sequence ATGGCACGCATGGTGTACTGTATAAAACTCAATCAGGAACTCGAAGGTCTCGATAAAGCGCCGATCCCGGGTGAAATCGGCAAACGGGTATATGAGCAGGTGTCTAAACAAGCATGGAAAATGTTTGAAGAACATTTCAAAATGGTGATGAATGAATACCGCCTCAATCTGATGGATCCGCGTACGGATGAAATATTCAAACAACAAGTTCAGCAGTTTCTTTTTAGCGGTACAGCAGCGCGCCCGGAAGGATTCGTCGAACCTACATCGTAA
- a CDS encoding DUF2914 domain-containing protein has translation MKSVSTYVKKTTRWYTRYQNVISPVSFLLGFVWDAFSSKRIDAMDQNYLLMGYLLIAGILLLLLHAVKAEKIKTGFWVTYQKLLPLGFHFCLGNLYSNHVYFYFQSAAGFKSLVFIAGLMVLLLANEFYKERIHQFYLQFVMFFLAAFSFFIFFVPLFTRELGYRSFLIGGCISLAFTMMLISAVALIARARYRKLLIKSAGLMIVIYGVMNIFYFARWIPPVPLALRHVGIYHTMKKKDQRYELQYEKAEAWEFWRTSGDVYHWQPGDTVICFAAIFAPTEIHTTIHYQWEQYLEDRNAWVMQDHQSHTLQGGRDAGYRGYSRKGVISPGAWRVEITTEEGLLMGSLNFRVEQVTKEFERKLETIEW, from the coding sequence ATGAAATCAGTTTCAACCTATGTAAAAAAAACAACCCGGTGGTATACGCGATACCAAAACGTGATTTCTCCGGTTTCGTTTTTACTCGGATTCGTATGGGATGCTTTTTCTTCCAAACGCATTGATGCCATGGATCAAAATTACCTGCTAATGGGTTATTTGCTCATTGCTGGTATTCTATTGCTGTTATTGCACGCCGTAAAAGCTGAAAAAATCAAAACGGGTTTTTGGGTGACGTATCAAAAGCTTCTTCCCTTGGGTTTTCATTTTTGTTTGGGCAATCTCTACAGCAACCATGTTTATTTTTATTTTCAAAGTGCCGCCGGATTCAAATCATTGGTCTTTATAGCCGGACTCATGGTTCTATTGTTAGCCAATGAGTTTTATAAAGAGCGCATCCATCAGTTTTATCTTCAATTTGTGATGTTTTTTTTGGCGGCATTCTCTTTTTTCATTTTTTTTGTTCCGCTGTTTACTCGTGAATTGGGTTATCGGTCTTTTTTGATCGGAGGATGTATCAGTTTGGCATTTACCATGATGCTAATTTCCGCCGTCGCGCTTATAGCGAGGGCGCGATACCGTAAGCTCTTGATCAAAAGCGCCGGACTGATGATCGTGATCTATGGGGTTATGAATATATTCTATTTCGCCCGGTGGATTCCGCCGGTTCCGCTTGCACTGCGTCATGTGGGTATTTATCACACGATGAAAAAAAAGGACCAACGGTATGAATTGCAATATGAAAAAGCGGAGGCATGGGAGTTTTGGCGCACATCGGGGGATGTGTATCATTGGCAACCCGGTGACACGGTAATTTGTTTTGCAGCGATTTTTGCCCCAACCGAAATTCACACCACGATACATTACCAGTGGGAGCAATATTTAGAAGACCGTAACGCGTGGGTAATGCAGGATCATCAGAGTCATACTTTGCAAGGCGGGCGTGATGCGGGTTATCGTGGCTACTCTCGTAAGGGCGTGATTTCTCCGGGAGCATGGCGCGTCGAAATAACTACGGAGGAAGGACTGTTGATGGGATCTCTCAACTTTCGGGTTGAACAAGTAACAAAAGAATTTGAAAGAAAATTAGAAACCATTGAATGGTAA
- the rplU gene encoding 50S ribosomal protein L21, producing the protein MYAVVDIKGFQYKCEAGKSLVIPRVAEAEVGDKIVFENVLLISENGAAQVGQPTVKGAKVETTVIAHGKGDKVIHYRKYRRKGFQKKKGHRQPFTEVEVTAITK; encoded by the coding sequence GTGTACGCAGTCGTTGATATCAAAGGTTTTCAGTATAAGTGCGAAGCCGGCAAATCGCTGGTCATTCCGCGCGTAGCTGAAGCGGAGGTTGGCGACAAGATCGTTTTTGAAAACGTTCTTTTAATCTCCGAAAATGGCGCGGCCCAAGTCGGTCAGCCTACCGTAAAAGGTGCAAAAGTCGAAACGACGGTGATTGCGCACGGCAAAGGTGACAAAGTCATCCATTACCGCAAGTATCGCCGTAAAGGCTTCCAGAAAAAGAAAGGCCATCGCCAGCCCTTCACGGAAGTCGAAGTAACCGCTATTACGAAGTAA
- the rpmA gene encoding 50S ribosomal protein L27: MAHKKGLGSTKNGRDSHGQRLGVKRYAGQTVLAGNILVRQRGTKFHPGRNVGIGSDDTLFALIDGVVKFEHKDKTRLRVSVYPQEAKA; this comes from the coding sequence ATGGCACACAAAAAAGGTCTTGGAAGTACGAAAAACGGCCGCGACAGCCATGGCCAACGCCTCGGTGTGAAGCGCTACGCCGGACAAACGGTTCTCGCCGGTAACATTCTGGTTCGCCAGCGTGGTACCAAATTCCATCCCGGCCGCAATGTCGGTATCGGAAGCGATGATACTCTGTTTGCGCTCATTGACGGCGTCGTGAAGTTTGAACACAAAGACAAAACGCGTTTACGCGTGAGCGTCTATCCGCAGGAAGCCAAAGCCTAA